In the genome of Terribacillus sp. FSL K6-0262, one region contains:
- the fliS gene encoding flagellar export chaperone FliS yields MSVKNYQAYQQNSVQTASPGELTLMLYNGCIKFIKFAQQALETKDIEAKNTNIQKAQNIVRELMITLDPDIPISKEIMPLYDFINQQLIQANTHNDPQALSAALELITDFRDTWKEVVKQARKQQFGTGASV; encoded by the coding sequence ATGTCGGTAAAAAATTACCAGGCGTATCAGCAAAATTCCGTCCAGACCGCTTCACCAGGTGAACTGACACTCATGCTGTATAACGGCTGTATCAAATTCATCAAATTTGCTCAGCAGGCATTGGAAACAAAGGATATCGAGGCGAAGAATACCAATATCCAAAAAGCGCAGAATATCGTGCGTGAGTTAATGATTACTTTGGATCCTGACATTCCAATCTCCAAAGAAATCATGCCTTTATATGACTTTATCAATCAGCAGCTGATTCAGGCAAATACACATAATGATCCGCAAGCGCTCAGTGCTGCATTGGAACTGATCACGGATTTCCGTGACACTTGGAAGGAAGTCGTCAAACAGGCGCGCAAGCAGCAATTCGGTACAGGAGCGTCTGTCTGA
- a CDS encoding flagellar protein FliT, translated as MNRVQALYDTTSELDVLVSQPVTAENREEVVHSLTELLGIRSEQMDELKPPFTNEEKQLGKALLPMNERISKHVQQIFEQLKMDIRMINKQKQSGKKYINPYASMHTFDGRFLDKRK; from the coding sequence ATGAATCGGGTGCAGGCATTGTATGACACGACTTCTGAATTGGATGTACTCGTCAGTCAGCCTGTGACAGCCGAGAATCGGGAAGAAGTCGTCCATTCCCTTACAGAGCTGCTGGGTATCCGTTCTGAACAGATGGACGAGCTGAAGCCTCCTTTCACAAATGAAGAAAAGCAGCTGGGCAAGGCGCTATTGCCGATGAATGAACGGATCAGCAAGCATGTGCAGCAGATTTTCGAGCAATTGAAAATGGATATACGGATGATCAATAAGCAAAAGCAGTCCGGTAAAAAATATATCAACCCATATGCCAGCATGCATACGTTTGATGGCAGGTTTTTGGATAAACGGAAATGA
- the raiA gene encoding ribosome-associated translation inhibitor RaiA, with protein MKYNIRGENVEATEAIKNYVEKKVGKLERYFDSPVNSEVHVNLSVHNNESKIEVTIPMKNLLLRAEESHTDLYAAIDLVVTKLERQIKKHKTKVNRRSRQSGDAPKHAFAALENESAAGAVVAAAEDEEDLSSFEIVRNKRFDLKPMDSDEAILQMDMLGHSFFVYTNSVTGDTNVVYKRKDGRYGLIEPN; from the coding sequence ATGAAGTACAATATTCGTGGCGAGAATGTCGAGGCTACAGAAGCGATCAAGAACTACGTTGAGAAGAAGGTAGGCAAATTGGAGAGATATTTCGATTCTCCGGTGAATTCCGAGGTTCACGTAAACTTGAGTGTCCATAACAATGAGTCGAAGATCGAAGTGACAATCCCGATGAAGAACCTGCTGCTGCGGGCAGAGGAAAGTCATACCGATCTATATGCCGCGATCGATCTGGTCGTAACGAAACTGGAACGGCAGATCAAGAAGCATAAGACGAAAGTGAATCGGCGCTCCCGCCAGAGCGGGGATGCACCGAAGCATGCATTCGCTGCTCTGGAGAATGAAAGTGCAGCCGGAGCAGTCGTCGCAGCTGCTGAAGATGAAGAAGACCTTAGTTCGTTCGAAATTGTACGGAACAAGCGTTTTGACCTGAAACCGATGGATTCCGACGAAGCAATCCTGCAGATGGATATGCTGGGGCATAGCTTCTTCGTTTATACGAACTCCGTTACAGGAGATACGAATGTAGTCTACAAACGTAAAGATGGAAGATATGGGCTCATTGAGCCTAACTGA